Genomic DNA from candidate division KSB1 bacterium:
CTACCTTGATGACATTCGTGCGGGGCTTACTATCGTAGTTACTCCAGTTCTGGTAGCTGCTGATATCCCCGGCAGGGAGGTAAGGGAGATAAGGGAAATATTCAGCTCCCGGGATGAAATGCGAAGCTACATCGAGATTCTGGAGCAAGAGCTTATCCTCTTAAAAGCAAAGACTGAAAAAATGGCGGCTTTGACGGCCGAAAATGACCGTTTACGGGAT
This window encodes:
- a CDS encoding rod shape-determining protein MreC; this encodes MLGFCILSFVLIVVDHLSGYLDDIRAGLTIVVTPVLVAADIPGREVREIREIFSSRDEMRSYIEILEQELILLKAKTEKMAALTAENDRLRDLLGSAAKLQDNVLVAELIGVDPDPEKHEVIIDKGSADGVFVGQPLLDAQG